The Pseudomonas sp. G2-4 genome window below encodes:
- the eutC gene encoding ethanolamine ammonia-lyase subunit EutC, with protein MDKKPVDPQNPWLNLRNLTPARIALGRTGTSLPTQAQLDFQYAHAQARDAVHLAFDHEGIRAQLTERGRESLLLHSAAADRNSYLQRPDLGRRLDDASAQILDDYATAHPGGVDLAIVVADGLSSLAVHRHTLPFLARLEEQTAADGWSVSPVILVEQGRVAVADEVAERLGAKMSVILIGERPGLSSPDSLGLYFTYNPKVGLTDAYRNCISNVRLEGLSYGMAAHRLVYLMREACRRQLSGVNLKDEAQVQTLDSENAADMKGNFLLMPPRN; from the coding sequence ATGGATAAAAAACCTGTTGATCCGCAGAACCCTTGGCTGAACCTGCGCAACCTCACCCCGGCACGCATCGCCCTGGGCCGCACCGGCACCAGCCTGCCGACCCAGGCGCAACTGGATTTCCAGTACGCCCACGCCCAGGCCCGCGATGCCGTGCACCTGGCGTTCGACCATGAGGGCATTCGCGCGCAACTGACCGAACGCGGCCGCGAAAGCCTGTTGCTCCACAGCGCCGCCGCTGACCGTAATAGCTATCTACAGCGCCCAGACCTGGGCCGACGGCTCGACGACGCTTCCGCGCAAATCCTGGATGATTACGCGACGGCCCATCCCGGCGGCGTGGATTTGGCGATTGTGGTGGCCGACGGCCTGTCGTCGCTGGCGGTGCATCGGCATACCCTGCCGTTCCTGGCGCGCCTGGAAGAACAGACCGCCGCTGACGGTTGGTCGGTGTCGCCGGTGATTTTGGTGGAACAAGGCCGCGTCGCGGTGGCCGATGAAGTGGCCGAGCGGCTTGGCGCGAAAATGTCGGTGATCCTGATCGGCGAACGCCCCGGCCTCAGCTCCCCCGACAGCCTGGGGCTGTATTTCACCTACAACCCCAAGGTCGGCCTGACCGATGCCTATCGCAACTGCATCTCCAACGTCCGCCTCGAAGGCCTGAGCTACGGCATGGCGGCGCATCGCCTGGTCTACCTGATGCGCGAGGCCTGTCGTCGACAGCTTTCGGGGGTCAATCTGAAGGACGAAGCCCAGGTTCAAACTCTGGATTCGGAAAACGCTGCCGATATGAAAGGTAATTTCCTACTCATGCCGCCCCGAAACTGA
- a CDS encoding YceK/YidQ family lipoprotein codes for MNKLLIVLLALQLTGCATARTLDAAKPGAPVVYAGTRLDLYALNGGCCAKDRFGAEAPSYPGIDLPGSALLDTLLLPLSLFTAIGVGFQATGGL; via the coding sequence ATGAATAAGCTGCTGATCGTGCTGCTGGCGCTGCAACTGACCGGCTGCGCCACCGCCCGCACCCTCGACGCCGCCAAGCCCGGCGCGCCGGTGGTGTATGCCGGGACGCGCCTGGATCTCTACGCCCTCAATGGCGGCTGCTGCGCCAAGGACCGCTTCGGCGCCGAAGCCCCGAGCTACCCGGGCATCGACCTGCCGGGCAGTGCGCTGCTCGATACCCTGTTGCTGCCGTTGTCGTTGTTCACGGCGATAGGGGTGGGGTTTCAGGCGACGGGCGGGTTGTAA
- a CDS encoding GNAT family N-acetyltransferase codes for MRIIQATLEHLDLLTPLFVKYREFYGSLPYPDSSRAFLEKRLRRKESVIYLALPDDDNSRLLGFCQLYPSYSSLSLKRVWILNDIYVAEDARRQLVADNLIRTAKKMAKETNAVRMRVSTSSNNEVAQKTYESIGFKEDTEFKNYVLPISEGI; via the coding sequence ATGCGGATTATCCAAGCCACGCTGGAACACCTGGACCTGCTAACCCCATTGTTCGTCAAGTACCGGGAATTCTACGGCTCACTGCCCTACCCGGACTCGTCCCGAGCCTTCCTCGAAAAACGCCTGCGCCGCAAGGAATCGGTGATCTACCTGGCCCTGCCCGATGACGATAACAGCCGGTTGCTGGGGTTCTGCCAGCTCTACCCGAGCTACTCATCCCTGTCCCTCAAGCGCGTGTGGATCCTCAACGACATCTACGTCGCCGAAGACGCCCGCCGCCAACTGGTGGCCGACAACCTGATCCGCACCGCGAAAAAAATGGCCAAGGAAACCAACGCCGTGCGCATGCGCGTCTCCACCAGCAGCAACAACGAAGTGGCGCAGAAAACCTACGAATCGATTGGCTTCAAGGAAGACACCGAGTTCAAGAACTACGTGTTGCCGATCAGCGAAGGCATATAG
- a CDS encoding DedA family protein, whose amino-acid sequence MDFNPLDLILHLDVYLDLLVTNYGTWIYAILFLVIFCETGLVVMPFLPGDSLLFIAGAVAAGGGMDPVLLGGLLMLAAILGDSTNYLIGRTAGEKLFSNPNSKIFRRDYLKQTHDFYDKHGGKTVTLARFLPIIRTFAPFVAGVGKMPYPRFFGFSVLGTILWVGGLVTLGYFFGNVPFIKQNLSLLVVGIILLSLLPMIIGLVRSKLNQRASKA is encoded by the coding sequence ATGGATTTCAACCCCCTCGACCTCATCCTGCACCTCGACGTGTACCTCGATCTGCTGGTGACCAACTACGGGACCTGGATCTACGCCATCCTGTTCCTGGTGATCTTCTGTGAAACCGGCCTGGTGGTGATGCCCTTCCTGCCCGGCGATTCCCTGCTGTTCATCGCCGGCGCCGTAGCAGCCGGTGGCGGCATGGACCCCGTGCTGTTGGGCGGCCTGCTGATGCTCGCGGCGATCCTCGGCGACAGCACCAACTATCTCATCGGCCGCACCGCCGGCGAAAAACTGTTCAGCAACCCGAACTCGAAAATCTTCCGCCGCGACTACCTGAAACAAACCCACGACTTCTACGACAAACACGGCGGCAAAACCGTGACCCTGGCGCGCTTCCTGCCGATCATCCGCACCTTCGCGCCCTTCGTCGCTGGCGTGGGAAAAATGCCTTACCCGCGCTTCTTCGGCTTCAGCGTCCTCGGCACCATCCTCTGGGTTGGCGGCCTGGTCACCCTCGGCTACTTCTTCGGCAACGTGCCCTTCATCAAGCAAAACCTGTCGCTGCTGGTAGTAGGCATCATCCTGCTGTCGCTGCTGCCGATGATCATCGGCCTGGTCCGCAGCAAGCTGAACCAGCGCGCCTCGAAAGCCTGA
- a CDS encoding ethanolamine ammonia-lyase subunit EutB, with protein MASFAHTVGAQTYRFDSLKDLMAKASPARSGDFLAEIAALNDGERVAAQMALADLPLSHFLQEMLIPYEVDEVTRLIVDTHDKHAFAAVSHLTVGGFRDWLLSDAADEDSLRALAPGLTPEMVAAVSKIMRVQDLVLVAQKIRVVTKFRGTLGLRGRLSTRLQPNHPTDEPAGIAASILDGLLFGNGDAMIGINPATDSTASICAMLEMLDAIIQRYDIPTQGCVLTHVTTSIEAANRGVPLDLVFQSIAGTEAANASFGINLNLLQEGYDAGLSLKRGTLGNNLMYFETGQGSALSANAHHGVDQQTCETRAYAVARHFKPFLVNTVVGFIGPEYLYNGKQIIRAGLEDHFCGKLLGVPMGCDICYTNHAEADQDDMDTLLTLLGVAGINFIMGIPGSDDIMLNYQTTSFHDALYARQTLGLKPAPEFETWLANMGIFTQADGRVRFGDNLPPAFRHALAHLG; from the coding sequence ATGGCCAGTTTTGCACACACGGTCGGCGCCCAGACCTACCGCTTCGACAGCCTCAAAGACCTGATGGCCAAGGCCAGCCCGGCGCGCTCCGGGGATTTCCTCGCCGAAATCGCCGCGCTCAACGACGGCGAGCGGGTGGCCGCGCAAATGGCGCTGGCCGACCTGCCCCTCAGCCATTTCCTGCAAGAAATGCTGATTCCTTACGAGGTCGACGAAGTCACCCGGCTGATCGTCGACACTCACGACAAACACGCCTTCGCCGCCGTCAGCCACCTTACGGTCGGCGGTTTTCGCGACTGGCTGCTCAGCGACGCTGCTGATGAAGACAGCCTGCGGGCACTGGCCCCGGGCCTGACGCCAGAAATGGTCGCCGCCGTGTCCAAGATCATGCGTGTGCAAGACCTGGTGCTGGTGGCGCAGAAAATCCGCGTGGTGACCAAATTCCGCGGCACCCTCGGCCTGCGCGGACGGCTGTCCACCCGCCTGCAACCCAACCACCCCACCGACGAACCGGCCGGCATCGCCGCGAGCATTCTCGACGGCCTGCTCTTCGGCAACGGCGACGCCATGATCGGCATCAACCCGGCCACCGACAGCACCGCCTCGATCTGCGCCATGCTGGAAATGCTCGACGCCATCATCCAGCGCTACGACATCCCCACCCAAGGCTGCGTGCTGACTCACGTCACCACCTCCATCGAAGCGGCCAACCGCGGCGTGCCCCTGGACCTGGTGTTCCAGTCCATCGCCGGCACCGAAGCGGCCAACGCCAGTTTCGGTATCAACCTGAACCTGTTGCAAGAAGGCTACGACGCCGGCTTGAGCCTGAAGCGCGGCACCTTGGGCAACAACCTGATGTATTTCGAAACCGGCCAGGGCAGCGCGCTGTCGGCCAACGCCCACCACGGCGTCGATCAACAGACCTGCGAGACCCGGGCCTACGCCGTCGCACGACATTTCAAGCCGTTTTTGGTGAACACGGTTGTAGGATTCATCGGCCCGGAATACCTGTACAACGGCAAACAGATCATCCGCGCCGGCCTCGAAGACCACTTCTGCGGCAAGCTGCTGGGCGTGCCGATGGGCTGCGACATCTGCTACACCAACCACGCCGAAGCCGACCAGGACGACATGGACACCCTGCTGACCCTGCTGGGCGTGGCCGGAATCAACTTCATCATGGGCATCCCCGGCTCCGACGACATCATGCTCAACTACCAGACCACCTCGTTCCACGACGCCCTCTACGCCCGCCAGACCCTGGGCCTCAAACCCGCGCCGGAATTCGAAACCTGGCTGGCAAACATGGGCATCTTCACCCAGGCCGATGGCCGGGTGCGGTTCGGCGACAACCTGCCACCGGCGTTCCGTCACGCCCTCGCGCATTTGGGATGA
- the ubiX gene encoding flavin prenyltransferase UbiX: protein MNNSPERITLAMTGASGAQYGLRLLDCLVREDREVHFLISKAAQLVMATETDVTLPAKTQMMQAFLTEYTGAAAGQIRVYGKEDWMSPVASGSGAPAAMVVVPCSTGTLSAIATGACNNLIERAADVTLKERRQLILVPREAPYSSIHLEHMLKLSNMGVTILPASPGFYHQPQTIDDLIDFVVARILNLLNIPQDMLPRWGEHHLSSDE, encoded by the coding sequence ATGAACAACAGTCCGGAACGCATCACGCTGGCGATGACCGGTGCTTCCGGCGCCCAATACGGCTTGCGCCTGCTCGATTGCCTGGTGCGGGAAGACCGCGAGGTGCATTTCCTCATCTCCAAGGCGGCGCAGTTGGTGATGGCCACCGAAACCGACGTGACCCTGCCGGCCAAGACCCAGATGATGCAGGCCTTCCTCACCGAGTACACGGGTGCGGCGGCGGGGCAGATTCGGGTGTATGGCAAGGAAGACTGGATGTCGCCGGTGGCCTCGGGCTCCGGCGCGCCGGCGGCCATGGTGGTGGTGCCGTGTTCCACCGGGACGCTGTCGGCGATTGCCACCGGGGCCTGCAACAACCTGATCGAGCGGGCTGCGGACGTCACGCTCAAGGAGCGCCGCCAGTTGATCCTGGTGCCGCGGGAGGCGCCGTATTCGAGCATTCATCTGGAGCACATGCTCAAGTTGTCGAACATGGGCGTGACCATCCTGCCGGCTTCGCCGGGCTTTTATCACCAGCCACAGACCATCGACGACCTGATCGATTTTGTGGTCGCGCGGATTCTCAACCTGCTGAACATCCCTCAAGACATGTTGCCGCGCTGGGGCGAGCATCATTTGAGCAGCGATGAATAA
- a CDS encoding sigma-54-dependent Fis family transcriptional regulator produces MHSNHLSRHAQQVLTVTQGKAHLQGPGSDPSIARSWLRCLEDYHLDPAQNLAPTVLEHGRVLESRERLQQVLHIAGTEMTSLHQQLSGAGHAVLLTDARGVILNCVTAPSERKIFERAGLWLGADWSEACEGTNGIGTCLVERQALTIHQEEHFRGRHTGLTCSASPVFDPQGELLAVLDVSSARPDVSRQSQFHTMALVNLSAKMIESCYFLRCFDNQWLLRFHLQAESVGLFSEGLLAFDGEGRISAVNQSALNLLGHIRGSLLGQRVEDFFDCSLDELLGRASAQAAASWPLRTRDGRHLFAVLRGQPRSVPVPLAPALKAVEPARLPGICLGDAALQEHFRKALRVFERDVPLLIHGETGSGKEAFAKAVHYASQRAGKHFVALNCAAIPESLIESELFGYRGGSFTGARKEGMRGKLQQADGGTLFLDEIGDMPLALQTRLLRVLEDRQVVPIGGEPEAVNVRIISATHRQLLDRVQDGSFREDLYYRLNGLEIPLPALRERSDKSQLLDFLLAEEASTEGVTLDEPARQALLGFDWPGNVRQLRNVLRTLAALCDDGRIGLEDLPAMIRQRPTPVVVETLTERPLDDAERLALIDALERQRWHITHTAEQLGISRNTLYRKLRKHAIAR; encoded by the coding sequence ATGCACAGCAACCACCTCAGTCGCCACGCCCAGCAAGTCCTGACCGTCACCCAGGGCAAGGCCCACCTGCAGGGCCCAGGCAGCGATCCGTCGATTGCCCGTTCCTGGCTGCGCTGTCTTGAGGACTATCACCTCGACCCGGCCCAGAACCTGGCGCCGACGGTGCTCGAGCATGGCCGGGTGCTGGAAAGCCGCGAGCGTCTGCAACAGGTGCTGCACATCGCCGGCACCGAAATGACCAGCCTGCATCAACAACTCTCCGGCGCCGGCCACGCGGTGCTGCTGACCGACGCCCGGGGTGTGATCCTCAACTGCGTCACCGCCCCCAGCGAACGGAAGATTTTCGAACGCGCCGGGCTCTGGCTTGGCGCCGACTGGAGCGAAGCCTGCGAAGGCACCAACGGCATCGGCACCTGCCTGGTGGAACGCCAGGCCCTGACCATCCACCAGGAAGAACATTTCCGAGGCCGCCACACCGGCCTGACCTGCTCGGCCAGCCCGGTCTTCGATCCCCAGGGCGAACTGCTGGCGGTGCTCGACGTGTCCTCGGCCCGGCCGGACGTGTCGCGCCAGAGTCAGTTCCACACCATGGCCCTGGTCAACCTCTCGGCGAAGATGATCGAGAGCTGCTATTTCCTGCGCTGCTTCGACAACCAATGGCTGCTGCGCTTTCACTTGCAGGCCGAGTCCGTGGGCCTGTTCAGCGAAGGGTTGCTGGCGTTCGACGGCGAAGGCCGGATCAGCGCCGTCAACCAGAGCGCCCTCAACCTCTTGGGGCATATTCGCGGTAGCTTGCTGGGCCAGCGGGTGGAAGACTTTTTCGACTGTTCCCTGGACGAGTTGCTCGGCCGCGCCAGCGCCCAGGCCGCCGCCAGTTGGCCGTTGCGCACGCGCGACGGTCGGCATTTATTCGCGGTGTTGCGTGGTCAGCCGCGCAGCGTGCCGGTTCCACTCGCCCCGGCGCTCAAGGCCGTCGAACCCGCGCGACTGCCGGGCATCTGCCTGGGGGACGCGGCGTTGCAGGAGCATTTTCGTAAGGCCCTGCGGGTGTTCGAACGCGACGTGCCGCTGCTGATCCACGGCGAAACCGGTTCCGGCAAAGAAGCCTTCGCCAAGGCCGTGCACTACGCCAGCCAGCGCGCCGGCAAGCACTTCGTGGCCCTCAACTGCGCGGCCATTCCGGAAAGCCTGATCGAGAGCGAGCTGTTCGGTTATCGCGGCGGCAGCTTCACCGGCGCCCGCAAGGAAGGCATGCGCGGCAAGTTGCAACAGGCCGACGGCGGCACGCTGTTCCTCGATGAAATCGGCGACATGCCCCTGGCCTTGCAGACCCGTTTGCTGCGGGTGCTGGAAGATCGCCAAGTGGTGCCCATCGGCGGCGAACCCGAGGCGGTGAACGTGCGCATCATCAGCGCCACCCACCGGCAATTGCTCGATCGAGTGCAGGACGGCAGTTTCCGCGAGGATTTGTACTACCGGCTCAATGGCCTGGAAATCCCGCTGCCGGCATTGCGCGAACGCAGTGACAAGTCGCAGTTGCTGGACTTCCTGCTGGCCGAAGAGGCGAGCACTGAAGGGGTGACCCTCGACGAACCGGCGCGCCAGGCGCTGCTGGGGTTCGACTGGCCGGGCAATGTGCGGCAGTTGCGCAATGTGCTGCGGACCCTCGCCGCGTTGTGCGACGACGGGCGGATCGGCCTGGAAGACTTGCCGGCGATGATCCGCCAGCGCCCGACCCCGGTGGTGGTTGAAACGCTGACCGAGAGACCGCTGGACGACGCCGAGCGGTTGGCATTGATCGACGCCTTGGAACGCCAGCGCTGGCACATCACCCACACGGCCGAACAACTGGGCATCAGCCGCAACACCCTCTACCGAAAGCTGCGCAAACACGCCATCGCCCGCTGA
- the mpl gene encoding UDP-N-acetylmuramate:L-alanyl-gamma-D-glutamyl-meso-diaminopimelate ligase, protein MHIHILGICGTFMGSMAVLAKELGHHVTGSDANVYPPMSTQLEAQGIELTQGYDPAQLDPAPDLVVIGNAMSRGNPAVEYVLNKGLPYVSGPQWLADHVLQGRWVLAVAGTHGKTTTSSMLAWVLEHAGMSPGFLIGGVPQNFSVSARLGGTPFFVIEADEYDSAFFDKRSKFVHYRPRTAILNNLEFDHADIFPDLPAIERQFHHLVRIIPSEGLVIHPTTEPALQRVIEMGCWTPVQTTGAGGQWQVKLLKDDGSQFEVMFEGVSQGVVEWDMTGQHNVANALATLAAARHVGVVPSMGIAALSAFKSVKRRMEKVAEVRGITIYDDFAHHPTAIATTLDGLRKRIGDAPLIAIIEPRSNSMKLGAHRDGLPESVVDADQVIWYAPANLGWDLGATAALCTVPSIVSDSLEGIIERVKSQAQPGTHVVIMSNGGFGGLHGKLAEALR, encoded by the coding sequence ATGCACATCCATATTCTCGGTATTTGCGGCACTTTCATGGGTTCGATGGCTGTCCTGGCCAAGGAGCTGGGCCATCACGTGACCGGTTCGGACGCTAACGTCTACCCGCCGATGAGCACGCAGTTGGAAGCCCAGGGCATTGAGCTGACCCAAGGCTATGACCCGGCGCAACTGGATCCGGCGCCAGACCTGGTGGTCATCGGCAACGCCATGTCCCGGGGCAACCCGGCGGTGGAGTACGTGCTCAACAAAGGCTTGCCGTATGTGTCCGGGCCGCAGTGGCTGGCCGATCACGTGCTGCAGGGCCGTTGGGTCCTGGCCGTGGCCGGTACTCACGGCAAGACCACCACCAGCAGCATGCTCGCCTGGGTGCTGGAGCACGCGGGCATGAGCCCGGGCTTCTTGATCGGCGGCGTGCCGCAGAATTTCTCGGTGTCGGCGCGACTGGGCGGTACGCCGTTCTTCGTGATCGAGGCCGACGAATACGACAGCGCGTTTTTCGACAAGCGCTCGAAATTCGTCCATTACCGACCACGCACGGCGATCCTCAACAACCTTGAGTTCGATCATGCCGACATCTTCCCCGATCTGCCGGCCATCGAGCGGCAGTTCCACCATTTGGTGCGCATCATCCCCAGCGAAGGCCTGGTCATCCACCCGACCACCGAGCCGGCGTTGCAGCGGGTGATCGAGATGGGCTGCTGGACCCCGGTGCAAACCACCGGCGCGGGGGGGCAGTGGCAAGTGAAGTTGCTCAAGGACGACGGTTCGCAGTTCGAAGTGATGTTCGAAGGCGTGTCCCAGGGCGTGGTCGAGTGGGACATGACCGGCCAGCATAACGTCGCCAACGCCCTGGCCACATTGGCAGCGGCCCGGCATGTCGGCGTGGTGCCGTCCATGGGCATTGCCGCGTTGAGCGCGTTCAAGAGCGTGAAGCGGCGGATGGAGAAAGTCGCCGAGGTGCGCGGCATCACCATCTATGACGACTTCGCCCACCACCCGACCGCCATCGCCACCACCCTCGACGGTTTGCGCAAGCGTATCGGCGATGCGCCGCTGATCGCGATCATCGAGCCGCGCTCCAACTCCATGAAGCTCGGCGCCCACCGTGACGGCTTGCCGGAAAGCGTGGTGGATGCCGACCAGGTGATCTGGTACGCACCGGCCAACCTCGGCTGGGACCTGGGCGCCACGGCCGCGCTGTGCACCGTGCCGTCGATTGTCAGCGATTCCCTGGAAGGCATCATCGAACGCGTGAAGAGCCAGGCCCAGCCCGGCACTCACGTGGTGATCATGAGCAATGGCGGCTTCGGCGGCCTGCACGGCAAACTGGCCGAGGCGCTGCGATGA
- the eat gene encoding ethanolamine permease, whose translation MPSDHANPQPATSSVDFEKVGTEYFQQRELKKGAAGWVLLVGLGVAYVISGDYAGWNFGLAQGGWGGMFLATLLMAAMYLCMCFSLAELSSMIPTAGGGYGFARSAFGPWGGFLTGTAILIEYAIAPAAIAVFIGAYCQSLFGIGGWMIYLAFYIIFIAIHIFGVGEALKLMFIITAVAALALGVFLVAMVPHFNVANLLDIPVTAATGASPFLPFGYVGVWAAIPYAIWFFLAVEGVPLAAEETKNPKRDLPRGLIGAMLVLVAFALLILVIGPGGAGSNALMASGNPLVEALAKAYGGSTWMGSFVNLVGLAGLIASFFSIIYAYSRQIFALSRAGYLPRKLSETNKSKAPVLALIIPGIIGFGLSLTGQGDLLILVAVFGATISYVLMMAAHITLRIRRPKMDRPYRTPGGIFTSGVALVLACIAVVAGFLVDPRVVIGAAIIYGVLIAYFAFYSRHHLVAGTPEEEFAAIQKAEEALH comes from the coding sequence ATGCCAAGCGATCATGCAAACCCGCAACCGGCAACGTCCTCGGTCGACTTCGAAAAGGTCGGCACCGAATATTTCCAACAACGCGAACTGAAAAAAGGCGCGGCGGGCTGGGTCCTGCTGGTGGGCCTGGGGGTGGCGTATGTCATTTCCGGGGACTACGCCGGCTGGAACTTCGGCCTGGCCCAAGGCGGCTGGGGCGGCATGTTCCTCGCCACGCTGTTGATGGCCGCGATGTACCTGTGCATGTGTTTTTCCCTCGCCGAGTTGTCCTCGATGATCCCCACCGCTGGCGGCGGCTACGGCTTTGCCCGCAGCGCATTCGGCCCCTGGGGCGGGTTTCTCACGGGCACGGCGATCCTGATCGAGTACGCCATCGCCCCGGCGGCGATTGCGGTGTTCATCGGCGCGTATTGCCAATCGCTGTTCGGTATTGGCGGCTGGATGATCTACCTGGCGTTCTACATCATCTTTATTGCCATCCATATTTTTGGCGTGGGTGAAGCCCTCAAGCTGATGTTCATCATCACCGCCGTCGCCGCCCTCGCGCTGGGGGTATTCCTCGTGGCGATGGTGCCGCACTTCAACGTCGCCAACCTGCTGGACATCCCGGTCACTGCGGCCACGGGTGCCAGCCCATTCCTGCCCTTCGGTTACGTCGGCGTGTGGGCGGCGATTCCCTATGCAATCTGGTTTTTCCTGGCCGTGGAAGGTGTGCCGCTGGCGGCTGAAGAAACCAAGAACCCCAAGCGTGACCTGCCGCGCGGCCTGATCGGCGCCATGCTGGTGTTGGTGGCCTTCGCCCTGCTGATCCTGGTGATCGGTCCTGGTGGCGCGGGCTCCAATGCGCTGATGGCATCCGGCAATCCGCTGGTGGAAGCCCTGGCCAAGGCCTATGGCGGCTCCACCTGGATGGGCAGCTTCGTCAACCTCGTTGGTCTGGCGGGCCTGATCGCCAGCTTCTTCTCAATCATCTACGCCTACTCGCGGCAGATCTTTGCACTGTCTCGCGCCGGCTACCTGCCGCGCAAGCTTTCCGAAACCAATAAAAGCAAAGCGCCGGTTCTGGCCCTGATCATCCCCGGCATCATCGGTTTCGGCCTGTCCTTGACCGGCCAGGGTGACCTGCTGATTCTGGTGGCGGTGTTCGGCGCCACCATCTCCTACGTGCTGATGATGGCCGCGCACATCACCCTGCGCATCCGTCGCCCCAAAATGGACCGGCCATACCGCACACCGGGCGGCATCTTCACCTCAGGCGTGGCCCTGGTGCTGGCGTGCATCGCCGTGGTGGCGGGGTTCCTGGTGGATCCGCGGGTGGTCATCGGCGCGGCGATCATCTATGGAGTGTTAATTGCTTACTTCGCGTTCTACAGTCGGCATCACTTGGTCGCAGGTACGCCCGAAGAGGAATTCGCGGCGATCCAGAAAGCTGAAGAAGCCTTGCACTAA
- a CDS encoding aldehyde dehydrogenase family protein, whose product MRYAHPGTEGAIVSFKSKYGNYIGGEFVAPVKGQYFTNTSPVNGQPIAEFPRSTAEDIEKALDAAHAAADAWGATSAQARSLVLLKIADRIEQNLEVLAITESWDNGKAVRETLNADIPLAADHFRYFAGCLRAQEGSAAEIDGNTVAYHIHEPLGVVGQIIPWNFPLLMAAWKLAPALAAGNCVVLKPAEQTPLGICVLMELIGDLLPPGVLNVVQGFGKEAGEALATSKRIAKIAFTGSTPVGSHIMKCAAENIIPSTVELGGKSPNIFFEDIMQAEPSFIEKAAEGLVLAFFNQGEVCTCPSRALVQESIYDEFMKVVMNKVLQIKRGDPLDTDTMVGAQASEQQFDKILSYLEIAKGEGAELLTGGKVEKLEGNLASGYYIQPTLLKGTNKMRVFQEEIFGPVVSITTFKDEAEALAIANDTEFGLGAGLWTRDINRAYRMGRAIKAGRVWTNCYHLYPAHAAFGGYKKSGVGRETHKMMLDHYQQTKNLLVSYDINPLGFF is encoded by the coding sequence ATGCGTTACGCTCACCCCGGTACTGAAGGCGCTATCGTTTCGTTCAAGAGCAAATACGGTAACTACATCGGCGGCGAGTTCGTCGCGCCTGTCAAAGGTCAGTACTTCACCAATACTTCCCCGGTCAATGGCCAGCCCATTGCCGAATTCCCGCGTTCCACGGCTGAAGACATCGAAAAAGCCCTGGACGCCGCCCACGCCGCCGCCGATGCCTGGGGCGCCACTTCGGCCCAGGCCCGTTCGCTGGTCCTGTTGAAAATCGCCGACCGCATCGAGCAGAACCTCGAAGTGCTGGCGATCACCGAGTCCTGGGACAACGGCAAGGCCGTGCGCGAAACCCTCAACGCCGACATCCCCCTGGCCGCCGACCACTTCCGCTACTTCGCCGGTTGCCTGCGGGCCCAGGAAGGCAGCGCCGCCGAGATCGACGGCAACACCGTGGCCTATCACATCCACGAACCGCTGGGCGTGGTCGGGCAGATCATCCCGTGGAACTTCCCGCTGCTGATGGCCGCCTGGAAACTCGCGCCGGCCCTGGCCGCCGGTAACTGCGTGGTGCTCAAGCCGGCCGAGCAAACCCCGCTGGGCATCTGCGTGCTCATGGAACTGATCGGCGACCTGCTACCGCCCGGCGTGTTGAACGTGGTGCAAGGCTTCGGCAAAGAAGCCGGTGAAGCCCTGGCGACCAGCAAGCGCATCGCCAAAATTGCCTTTACCGGTTCCACCCCAGTCGGCTCGCACATCATGAAATGCGCCGCCGAGAACATCATCCCGTCCACCGTGGAACTGGGCGGCAAGTCGCCGAACATCTTCTTCGAAGACATCATGCAGGCCGAGCCGAGCTTCATCGAAAAAGCCGCCGAAGGCTTGGTGCTGGCGTTCTTCAACCAAGGCGAAGTGTGCACCTGCCCATCCCGCGCCCTGGTCCAGGAATCGATCTACGACGAGTTCATGAAAGTGGTGATGAACAAAGTCCTGCAGATCAAGCGCGGCGACCCGCTGGACACCGACACCATGGTCGGCGCCCAGGCGTCCGAGCAGCAATTCGACAAGATTCTTTCGTACCTGGAAATCGCCAAGGGCGAAGGCGCCGAGCTGCTGACCGGCGGCAAGGTGGAAAAACTCGAAGGCAACCTGGCCAGCGGTTACTACATCCAGCCGACCCTGCTCAAGGGCACCAACAAAATGCGCGTGTTCCAGGAAGAAATCTTCGGCCCAGTGGTGAGCATCACCACCTTCAAGGACGAAGCCGAAGCCCTGGCGATTGCCAACGACACCGAGTTCGGCCTCGGCGCCGGCCTGTGGACCCGCGACATCAACCGCGCCTACCGCATGGGCCGGGCGATCAAGGCCGGTCGCGTGTGGACCAACTGCTACCACCTCTACCCGGCCCATGCCGCGTTCGGTGGCTACAAGAAGTCCGGTGTGGGGCGTGAGACGCACAAGATGATGCTCGACCACTACCAGCAGACCAAGAACCTGCTGGTGAGCTACGACATCAATCCGTTGGGGTTCTTCTAA